The DNA sequence TGTAACTTTACAGATGAGGGATTATCTAAAGTTAACTTTAGTTGATTTTGTAGCTGATTAATGGTTAATTGAGTATCGTTTATATCCATTTTACTCCTTATCTTTTACGAATCATAATACATTCATAACTAGCAGAAACACTGTATGAGCCACTGGTTGCTCTACGACATTCAGCAGTTTTCCATCCCTGTATGCCATAATTATTCATTTCTTCCTCAAAAATATAATCAGAGGGAGAAACAACCTGATATTCATATTGTTCAGAACTGTTTAATTGTTCCAATATTTGACCTTGTAGCTTATTTAATTCTTCTAGTTTTTGGTATTGTTTTAATTGTTGTTTATAGAGATAAAAATTTATTCCTAATCCTGTAATTAGTACAATAGATATTAAAATTAAATTACCGTGTAAAAGTTTGGTTTGGGGATTTAATCTATTATTCTCGATTAGATATGATTGAATATCATTTAATTTCTGGGTAATTTTTTTCAGTTCATTTACTATTAGTAAATTATCTTTATCTGGTTTAGGTATTTTACTGTCCATTTTTTTCAATTATTGTTGGAATAATATATTTAGAGTTCTCTACTGATATATCAGTGTCCAAATCTTTATTTATGCAGGGAAATCATTTTTTCATAAGCCATTAAGCATAACATCATAGCATTCAGATATAGTTGTAATTTCATTACCGATGATGCAGAGTTCTGTAGAGGTTGGGTTATCAGTGAGGAAATAATGGTCAATAATCAGTAAAGTAGCGATAATCAGACAGTAACCTAACAATAGTTTGTAAAAATTGTGCCATTTATTCATAGACTGTGCCACACTCAGGACAATCCCATGATGTAGATTGTGAAGGATAATGATAACCGCAGTTTCCGCAGACACCAGTAAAAGCAGGGTGATTATCCAATAACCATAACTGTCTCTCTTTGTTTGGTTTATCTGGTAGTTTAATCAGTTCATCATCATAATAAACATAACCATCTGGACACCACTGTCCTTCAAAGATATAGGTAGGGTCTAACCGATAATCAAGACAATCATTCTCTACCCCAGAAGGATGGACAGCACAGACTATGTGAGAGCTATTACTATAAAACTGACAGCGATCGCACTTATCGATTTTCATGGTGATTGATAATGATAAGAATAATTTTAGTTTAGCACTGTAAATATTTACAGTAGGGTAGAATATTCTATCTGTACCTGATTATTATAATATGACAAAAACAATAGTTATTACAGGAGTGAGTAAAGGATTAGGGAGAGCTTTAACAGAGAAGTTTATCAGTCTCGGTCATACTATTATCGGTTGTTCCCGTTCTCAAGATGCCATTGAACTTTTACAGCAACAATATCCTCAACATTATTTTAAGGTTGTTGATGTAGCGGATAATGAACAGGTAAAAGCATGGGTAGAATCTTTTGTTAATGTTCCAGACTTAGTTATTAATAATGCGGCGATTATTAATTATCCTGCTCCGTTATGGGAGATTAGTGCTGAAGATTTTTCCTATCTTATCGATGTCAATATCAAGGGTACGGCTAATGTTATTCGTTTTGTTGTACCTTTAATGCTCAAGCAAAAACAAGGGGTTATTGTTAATTTTAGTTCTGGTTGGGGGCGATCAATCTCTCCCGAAGTAGCACCCTATTGTGCGTCTAAATGGGCAATAGAAGGATTAACCCAAGCATTAGCTCAGGAATTACCGTCTGGTATGGCAACGGTTGCTCTTAATCCCGGTATTATTCATACGGATATGTTAGATATTTGTTTTGGGGATGAAGCAAAGTATTATACCCCGATTAACGAATGGGTAAAACAGGCAGTACCATTTTTACTAAAATTGTCGGCAAAAAATAATGGACAGTCATTAACCGTTAGTTAAACACCTTATGAAATAGTGAATTTTAACTAGATGTTTTGGTAACAAGAATTTGGTACACTTGGTCGACATCGTCAGGGGTAATAACAGGTTTTGTTAACTCTCCCTCATCAATAATGATTAATTTATCTTTCCATGGACGTTTAAGGTCTAAGTTTAGCCAATAGCTTAACGAACCGCCCCATATTCTCGTTTTACCAGTCCACCATGTCATTTCTTGTGTGCTAACCTGATTTATTTTTTTGTAGGGAATACGCTTATCTCCAAAAGGAAAATAGTAATAGAGAATAGTTAAAGCATCATCGTCACAAATAATATATTCATCTTCATATAAAATAGTCATGGGTTGTTCAGGGTTTTAATTGAGACTTTAGGTTATGCTATTGATTTCAGTTTATCATTACTAATGCTGTAAATATTTACACTAACCCCATGATTAAACTATTTATTACTACTTTATTACTCATTACTTTATTTGTTAGTCCTATCTTTGCCGAAGAAAGTAAAAAACCATCAGACTCTGACAAACCAGAAAAGGAATTACCAGAATGTGTGAAAACTGATTGTAATTGCTCTGATTTTAAAACTCAGGAAGAAGCTCAGAGAGTCCTCGATGCTTTCCCCAGTGACCCCTACAAACTAGACCAAGATAAAGATGGGGTTGCTTGTGAGAATTTACCATAATTACTCCATATTAGCTTCATCTTTTTTATAAGGGATATTCCTGAGTTTCAATATGATTTAATTTAAGTTGGGTATTATTCATCAATTCATATCGGGTTAATTCTTCCTCAAAATTGTCTAACATTTCCAACAGTAAATTAAGTTGATAAGTTTTTCTCCTCATTAAATCTCGATTATGTTTGTCTTTGGATTCAAGGTTGCATAATTCGTTATAAAGATAGTCTCTCATTTCTCTGATATTATCCATAGTTACTTAAAATAGTGAATTTATCTTCCACTTATATATCAGTAAAGAATTAGAAAATTATGCGTTTAATAATATTCCTCAAATACTTTCTGCACTAATTCACCGTTTAACTTCAATATCTCATCGGTAAGGCGGATAATTTCTATATTCGGCATAGCTTGAGGACGTACATCATTAATAAGCTCGATCGCACCTTCAATATCTCCAGTAAGATGAGTAAGAATAGACAAAGCCATACCAGTAGAGCGACTTATCCCCTCATGACAGTGGATTAAGAGAGTGCCTTCTCCCTTGTATTTTTCTTGAAAGTTATCAGCAAAATCGAAAACTTGATAGATTATGTCTTCCGTCACTATTTCGTCACCAGCTTCAGCAATTTCTGACCATACATCATCAAAATCTAATTTTAAAACACTGTGGTAATTGTCCTCTTGTTTTTCTTCAATGGATAATGGAGCATAAATACGCCAAGCAGGATTCATAATGGAGATAACTGCATCCACATCATCAATATAGTCATTAACTTCAGACACACCGCAAATAATAATTTCCATATTTTACAATAATAGTTATAGAGTAATTAATGATTAACTAACAGAGCATACTATACGGAAGTTCGAGTAACCATTTTTCGACTAAATTGATAATTTGTTTGTGGTCATAATTAATGTTAATGTTGTAATCTTTTTTTATGTACTTAACTAAACCGATTTGTAGAATTGTTTTAATTATTTCTAATTGATGGTCAATTTCTGTTTGATGTTGTTGAAAACGAATGGCTATTTCTTTTCTTGATAGACCAATATTACTTTTATTTATTGAATAATCACCACCATAAGCTAATTTTAGTAATTGTTTTTGAGAGACAGTTAAATTAAGAAACAGTTTTTGTAATTTTGTATAGAAAGGTTTTTGATAATATTGGCTTAACCAAACTTCAATAATTTTACTGACTTTATTCAGTTGAGGACAAGTTATAAACTTATTTCCTAACTCATGATTAATTTCTTGGACAAAAATTTGTAATATTTTTTCGGTAATTTTTCCTTTTTGTTTTGATATTTTATCTTGGCGGATATTGAATAATTGGGAAATATAAGTTTGTTTTAAACCTAAACCATAATATAAAGCTAATAATTTTGTTTTTTCAGGGTCACTTTCATTAATATTTTGGATAGTGTTGACTAAAATTAAATTTAATTGTTGTTTATCCCATAAACTGAATAAGTCACCATTCTGATTATTATTATATTCTTTTCTCTGTTGTTGAAATAAAATTTGTTCTAACGTTAATTTATTAATATTTTCATTTTCTTCCATTTCTGATTGTAGAGGCAGATTATAAGCATAAGCACAAGGGCGTTTAATTTTTTCATAGGCAATAAGGGCTTGATAACATTGATCCATAACTTGTGGGAAAACAGTACCATTTATATTTAGATATTCCTCATCAGAATCAATTTTAATTAAACTATGATAAAGACCAATTATTTTGATAATAATTTCAGAAGTAGGTTGAGCAATTTTATCGGATTTTTGTGTTTGTCTATTGGCATTATATATTTCTTTAAAACATTGCCATAATAATAAGAAAGATTGAATTTCTTTTTGAGAGTTACCTTGATTAGTTAAGGCTAGTTGAAGATTAGTTTTGCTAGTATTTTTTAATAAACCCCAATAAGTATATTTACCAATTCCATATTCTTGATAAATACCATCTCTAATTAAGTTATAAAGCCATCGTTGACTATAGGTTTTGATATGAGAGTAGCTAGGGTTAAATTTACTAAATTCTCTAAGAAGTTTTGCAGTGTTAATTGTGTTATCTCTAAGAATATTAAAGGTTTTGATATATTTCTCAGTATCAGAAAGTTTGTTTAAATAAATATTTTGTCTTTCTAAGAATTTTCTAACTACCCAATAACAGTTATACTCAAGATATGCGGTTAAATGATATTTTGCTAGAGGATTTTGTTCAATATTGTTAAGCCAATATATAAACCATTGGTTTTCATCTAAATTATGTAAGATAGAGCTATATTTTCTGAAATTGTATGCTAATTTTGGATCTTGTTTCCATTGGAATTTAATATAGTTTTGTTTTTCTTCCCAGAGTAAAAATTGAGTGAATTTGTCTCTTAAGCTAATCGGTGCAGAAAGATAAGATATTGTCATTTTCTCTCTCAGTATCAATTACAACAATCGAAGATAATGGAACTAGAGACGAACCTTTTAAGGATGGATATAATTAATTTCTGATT is a window from the Cyanobacterium sp. Dongsha4 genome containing:
- a CDS encoding SDR family oxidoreductase, whose protein sequence is MTKTIVITGVSKGLGRALTEKFISLGHTIIGCSRSQDAIELLQQQYPQHYFKVVDVADNEQVKAWVESFVNVPDLVINNAAIINYPAPLWEISAEDFSYLIDVNIKGTANVIRFVVPLMLKQKQGVIVNFSSGWGRSISPEVAPYCASKWAIEGLTQALAQELPSGMATVALNPGIIHTDMLDICFGDEAKYYTPINEWVKQAVPFLLKLSAKNNGQSLTVS
- a CDS encoding excalibur calcium-binding domain-containing protein; its protein translation is MIKLFITTLLLITLFVSPIFAEESKKPSDSDKPEKELPECVKTDCNCSDFKTQEEAQRVLDAFPSDPYKLDQDKDGVACENLP